In Variovorax paradoxus, a single genomic region encodes these proteins:
- a CDS encoding ArsR/SmtB family transcription factor: protein MEENDVVRSLAALAQPVRLRVFRALVVAGPAGLTPGALAESLEVSGTGLSFHLKELMHSGLVSQERQGRNLVYRAAFEQMNALLGYLTENCCQGEPCAADAASSACGC from the coding sequence ATGGAAGAAAACGACGTTGTCCGCTCCTTGGCCGCCCTGGCACAGCCCGTTCGCCTGCGCGTTTTCCGCGCGCTGGTGGTCGCGGGCCCCGCCGGCCTGACGCCCGGCGCACTGGCCGAATCGCTCGAAGTGTCAGGCACCGGCCTGTCGTTCCACCTCAAGGAACTGATGCATTCAGGGCTGGTGTCGCAGGAACGGCAGGGGCGCAACCTCGTCTACCGCGCCGCCTTCGAGCAGATGAACGCCCTGCTCGGCTACCTGACCGAGAACTGCTGCCAGGGCGAGCCCTGCGCCGCCGACGCGGCTTCGTCGGCATGCGGCTGCTGA
- a CDS encoding GNAT family N-acetyltransferase: protein MSAAQIPAFQLRSREGSAEENMVLAGIWRRAWTAANRGAAVIEPIAHWLHRVHTEFGPPADVVLAEREGQVLAFMVLLERREYVAQLFVEPHLRSQGLGKALLDEACVRIPTGWRLHVAMTNTSAQRFYERYGLERGTVDRHPSSGRERIAYHWSPSRPPWRVG, encoded by the coding sequence GCTCCGCCGAAGAGAACATGGTGCTGGCCGGCATCTGGCGCCGGGCCTGGACCGCGGCCAACCGCGGCGCCGCCGTCATCGAACCCATCGCCCATTGGCTGCACCGCGTGCACACGGAGTTCGGCCCGCCCGCCGACGTGGTGCTGGCGGAACGCGAAGGCCAGGTGCTGGCGTTCATGGTGCTGCTGGAGCGGCGCGAATACGTGGCCCAGCTCTTCGTCGAACCGCACCTGCGCAGCCAGGGCCTGGGCAAGGCACTGCTCGACGAGGCCTGCGTGCGCATTCCCACCGGCTGGCGGCTGCACGTGGCAATGACCAACACTTCGGCGCAGCGCTTCTACGAGCGCTACGGCCTGGAGCGCGGCACGGTCGACCGCCACCCGAGCAGCGGCCGCGAACGCATCGCCTACCATTGGTCGCCCTCTCGCCCGCCGTGGCGCGTGGGCTGA
- a CDS encoding DUF1175 family protein, translating to MPALPAIAAAATETPTLDREQSSRLRDWMTLLIHEQIERGPTPRWTHRDCAGLVRFSVAESLREHDVAWRRANGLLARRLPPDIDPAAAAPLRNTWRRVDGTRDAYVGALELVQENTRFVSRQLQQALLGDMLFYDQGDEQHLMVWMGNYIAYHTGRVLPGDNGLRAVRATQLLGWSDTRWRPADDNPNFAGVYRLAFLAR from the coding sequence ATGCCCGCGCTGCCGGCCATCGCGGCAGCCGCCACCGAGACGCCGACACTCGACCGCGAACAGTCCTCGCGCCTGCGCGACTGGATGACCCTGCTGATCCACGAGCAGATCGAGCGCGGCCCCACGCCGCGCTGGACCCACCGCGACTGCGCGGGGCTGGTGCGCTTCTCGGTGGCCGAGTCGCTGCGCGAGCACGACGTGGCCTGGCGCCGCGCCAATGGCCTGCTCGCGCGCCGCCTGCCGCCCGACATCGACCCCGCCGCTGCGGCCCCGCTGCGCAACACCTGGCGGCGCGTCGACGGCACGCGCGACGCCTATGTCGGCGCGCTCGAGCTGGTGCAGGAAAACACGCGCTTCGTCTCGCGCCAGCTGCAGCAGGCCTTGCTCGGCGACATGCTGTTCTACGACCAGGGCGACGAGCAGCACCTGATGGTGTGGATGGGCAACTACATCGCCTATCACACCGGCCGCGTGCTGCCGGGCGACAACGGCTTGCGCGCCGTGCGCGCCACACAACTGCTCGGCTGGAGCGACACGCGCTGGCGCCCCGCCGACGACAACCCCAATTTCGCCGGTGTGTACCGGCTGGCTTTTCTCGCACGATGA
- the gnd gene encoding decarboxylating NADP(+)-dependent phosphogluconate dehydrogenase → MSNPSDFGLIGLAVMGQNLVLNVESRGFQVSVYNRTEATTEAFIAANPGKKLVGAKTLEEFVQSLAKPRKIQIMVKAGAPVDQVIEQLIPLLDKDDIVIDGGNSLYTDTERRDAYLSSKGLRFIGAGVSGGEEGARKGPSIMPGGPLSTWEVMKPIFESIAAKVDGDPCVIHIGPGGAGHYVKMVHNGIEYGDMQLICEAYSLFKAAGFTTDEMAAIFNEWNDGELQSYLIQITAKALEQKDPETGKPIVDVILDKAGQKGTGQWTLINAAENAVVISTINAAVEARVLSSQKKARVAASKLLQGPKIELSLEKKALVAKVHDALYASKVISYTQGFDLIKTMGDKKDWKLDLGGIASIWRGGCIIRARFLNRITDAFRTDPALGNLMLDPFFKDLLNRTQQSWREVVALAVSNGIPVPAFSASLAYYDSYRTERLPANLLQAQRDFFGAHTYERTDKPEGQFFHTDWPEVIG, encoded by the coding sequence ATGAGCAACCCAAGCGATTTCGGATTGATCGGCCTGGCCGTGATGGGCCAGAACCTCGTGCTGAACGTGGAAAGCCGCGGCTTCCAGGTCAGCGTGTACAACCGCACCGAGGCCACCACCGAGGCCTTCATCGCCGCCAACCCCGGCAAGAAACTGGTCGGCGCCAAGACGCTCGAGGAATTCGTGCAGAGCCTGGCCAAACCCCGCAAGATCCAGATCATGGTCAAGGCCGGCGCGCCGGTCGACCAGGTGATCGAGCAGCTCATTCCGCTGCTGGACAAGGACGACATCGTCATCGACGGCGGCAACAGCCTCTACACCGACACCGAACGCCGCGACGCCTACCTGAGCAGCAAAGGCCTGCGCTTCATCGGCGCCGGCGTGTCGGGCGGCGAGGAAGGCGCGCGCAAGGGCCCGTCGATCATGCCGGGCGGCCCGCTTTCCACCTGGGAAGTGATGAAGCCGATCTTCGAGAGCATCGCGGCCAAGGTGGACGGCGATCCCTGCGTCATTCACATCGGCCCCGGCGGCGCGGGCCACTACGTGAAGATGGTGCACAACGGCATCGAGTACGGCGACATGCAGCTCATCTGCGAGGCCTACAGCCTGTTCAAGGCGGCCGGCTTCACCACCGACGAGATGGCCGCCATCTTCAACGAATGGAACGACGGCGAGCTGCAGAGCTACCTGATCCAGATCACCGCCAAGGCGCTCGAGCAGAAGGACCCGGAAACCGGCAAGCCGATCGTCGACGTGATCCTCGACAAGGCCGGCCAGAAGGGCACGGGCCAGTGGACGCTGATCAACGCGGCCGAGAACGCGGTGGTCATCAGCACCATCAACGCGGCCGTCGAGGCGCGCGTGCTGTCGTCGCAGAAGAAGGCGCGCGTGGCGGCCAGCAAGCTGCTGCAGGGGCCGAAGATCGAGCTGTCGCTCGAGAAGAAGGCGCTGGTGGCCAAGGTGCACGACGCGCTGTATGCGTCGAAGGTCATCAGCTACACCCAGGGCTTCGACCTCATCAAGACGATGGGCGACAAGAAGGACTGGAAGCTCGACCTGGGCGGCATCGCATCGATCTGGCGCGGCGGCTGCATCATCCGCGCGCGCTTCCTGAATCGCATCACCGACGCCTTCCGCACCGACCCGGCGCTGGGCAACCTGATGCTCGACCCGTTCTTCAAGGACCTGCTCAACCGCACCCAGCAAAGCTGGCGCGAAGTGGTGGCGCTGGCGGTGAGCAACGGCATTCCGGTGCCGGCCTTCAGCGCGTCGCTGGCCTACTACGACAGCTATCGCACCGAGCGACTGCCGGCCAACCTGCTGCAGGCGCAGCGCGACTTCTTCGGCGCCCACACCTATGAGCGCACCGACAAGCCCGAAGGCCAGTTCTTCCACACCGACTGGCCCGAAGTGATCGGCTGA
- a CDS encoding VOC family protein: MRIDHIALWTTDLERCKRFYVDYFGATAGAGYVNPAKGFASCFLSLGHGARIEAMTTSTLSPVTAEAGAQRMGWTHLAISVGSDAAVDALTQRLKADGYPLLDGPRRTGDGYYESVVLDPDGNRIEITA, from the coding sequence ATGCGCATCGACCACATCGCACTCTGGACCACCGATCTCGAACGCTGCAAGCGCTTCTATGTCGACTACTTCGGCGCCACCGCCGGCGCGGGGTACGTCAACCCGGCCAAGGGCTTCGCCTCGTGCTTCCTGAGCCTGGGCCACGGCGCGCGTATCGAGGCCATGACCACCAGCACCCTTTCCCCGGTGACCGCCGAGGCCGGCGCGCAGCGCATGGGCTGGACGCACCTGGCCATCAGCGTGGGCTCCGACGCGGCTGTCGATGCGCTCACCCAGCGGCTGAAGGCCGACGGCTATCCGCTGCTCGACGGCCCGCGCCGCACCGGCGACGGCTACTACGAGAGCGTGGTGCTGGACCCGGACGGCAACCGCATCGAGATCACCGCATGA
- a CDS encoding 3'-5' exonuclease, protein MSEQQRPALPPLPEREQIALLEPFEGLGLKEIVVVATLQDAEHAAAALLAAGIAGFDTESKPTFAKNEVSGGPHVVQFSTRDTAWLFQLHRTDCNSVVAALIASTELRKVGFGLSGDLTLIRNRLGIEPKAVFDIDNEFRKRGYRKSVGVKAAVALVFNRRFIKSRKATTSNWANRQLTEAQIRYAANDAYASIRVYDALFDGS, encoded by the coding sequence GTGAGCGAACAGCAAAGACCGGCGCTCCCGCCCCTGCCCGAGCGCGAACAGATCGCGCTGCTCGAACCCTTCGAAGGCCTCGGCCTGAAAGAGATCGTGGTCGTCGCCACGCTGCAGGACGCCGAGCATGCCGCCGCCGCGCTGCTGGCCGCCGGCATTGCCGGCTTCGACACCGAATCGAAACCCACCTTCGCGAAGAACGAAGTGTCGGGCGGCCCGCACGTGGTGCAGTTCTCCACCCGCGACACGGCCTGGCTGTTCCAGCTGCACCGCACCGACTGCAACTCGGTGGTGGCCGCGCTCATCGCCTCGACCGAACTGCGCAAGGTCGGCTTCGGGCTTTCGGGCGACCTCACGCTGATACGCAACCGGCTGGGCATCGAGCCGAAGGCGGTGTTCGACATCGACAACGAATTCCGCAAGCGCGGCTACCGCAAGTCGGTCGGCGTGAAGGCGGCGGTGGCGCTGGTGTTCAACCGCCGCTTCATCAAGTCGCGCAAGGCGACCACCTCGAACTGGGCCAACAGGCAGCTCACCGAAGCGCAGATCCGCTACGCCGCGAACGACGCCTATGCGTCGATCCGCGTGTACGACGCACTCTTCGACGGCAGCTGA
- the arsH gene encoding arsenical resistance protein ArsH, with protein MRKASVSHAPDLPNLDPEAFRLPGLHSLLPAQRATHAPRILLLYGSLRERSYSRLLTEEAARLLRAMGAEPRIYDPHGLPPPDGAPEDHPKVSELRGLAQWAEGMVWTSPERHGAMTGVMKSQIDWIPLSTGSVRPTQGKTLAVMEVSGGSQSFNAVNQLRVLGRWMRMLTIPNQSSVAKAFMEFDEAGRMKPSPYYERVVDVMEELVKFTLLTRDCAGYLVDRYSERRESAEALSKRVNLRAI; from the coding sequence ATGCGAAAGGCCAGCGTGTCGCACGCCCCTGACCTTCCCAACCTCGACCCGGAGGCCTTCCGCCTGCCCGGCCTGCACTCGCTGTTGCCCGCGCAGCGCGCCACGCATGCGCCGCGCATCCTGCTGCTCTACGGCTCGCTGCGTGAACGGTCCTACAGCCGGCTGCTGACCGAGGAAGCCGCGCGCCTGCTGCGGGCCATGGGCGCCGAGCCCCGCATCTACGACCCGCACGGCCTGCCGCCGCCCGACGGCGCGCCCGAAGACCACCCCAAGGTCAGCGAACTGCGCGGCCTCGCGCAATGGGCCGAAGGCATGGTGTGGACCTCGCCCGAACGGCATGGCGCCATGACCGGCGTCATGAAATCGCAGATCGACTGGATCCCGCTGTCCACCGGCTCGGTGCGCCCCACGCAGGGCAAGACGCTGGCGGTGATGGAGGTGTCGGGCGGCTCGCAGTCGTTCAACGCGGTGAACCAGCTGCGCGTGCTCGGCCGCTGGATGCGCATGCTCACGATCCCCAACCAGTCTTCGGTGGCCAAGGCCTTCATGGAGTTCGACGAGGCGGGCCGCATGAAGCCGTCGCCGTACTACGAGCGCGTGGTCGACGTGATGGAGGAGCTGGTCAAGTTCACGCTGCTCACGCGCGACTGCGCCGGCTACCTGGTCGACCGCTACAGCGAGCGACGCGAAAGCGCGGAGGCCCTTTCAAAGCGAGTGAACCTGCGCGCCATCTGA
- a CDS encoding DUF2138 family protein, translated as MDRRRKWFAAGAAAIVLLAAGVVVVKMRRPHFDGDINALGVDLSRPFAYVSTPALSRLPRDIVQAPVVRDVLTEDFAFYYEDQEDRLSLRGAIKRIAYERETTWTDQLLATALDEPAEMAWWPDAKGAPRYWAVTMTRGAVATALQGLASIAAKDSQLSILGTLRVNGGDVNAYALVLSPRRTLVLLSQGNRVVVLSDPGLLFNGEGQASAPAQEVVEGLLSGDARAQSAWRRGFGLAEQDGAGNSSIVADARLLSFGYQHFFPGVQAVRFDVAQNGATLRTAVRVKAAGTLPAAPGDRELWSALPANPAACTMLPVEWTQMEQLMADAPPSPSAADSDKAAAPPDAAALKALVAQFEGPAAVCWYARSQLHTPLFVAQMKAGADPKTDEALASLARWVISSNAADTDDSAAKPGVGKWQSQVKAPWGPYADGDAKAYKPTLARQGRWIAFSPDDKLVDLALNTQARRYPGVADTLPPAGGTTLVVGAPAQIADLLQREAMAVLPAEQEILRQAARQHLVPRLDALRKLPPARAVTQGAGDGNGWVPVEWQAMSASPASSTQQPK; from the coding sequence ATGGACCGAAGAAGAAAATGGTTTGCAGCGGGCGCGGCGGCGATCGTGCTGCTGGCTGCTGGCGTGGTCGTCGTCAAGATGCGGCGGCCGCATTTCGACGGCGACATCAACGCCCTGGGCGTCGACCTTTCCAGGCCTTTCGCCTACGTCTCCACTCCCGCGCTCTCGCGCCTGCCGCGCGACATCGTGCAGGCGCCGGTGGTGCGCGACGTTCTCACCGAAGACTTCGCCTTCTACTACGAAGACCAGGAAGACCGGCTGAGCCTGCGCGGCGCGATCAAGCGCATTGCGTACGAGCGCGAGACCACCTGGACCGACCAGCTCCTGGCCACCGCCCTCGACGAACCCGCCGAAATGGCCTGGTGGCCCGATGCCAAGGGCGCGCCGCGCTACTGGGCCGTGACCATGACGCGCGGCGCGGTCGCCACCGCGCTGCAGGGCTTGGCGAGCATCGCCGCCAAAGACTCGCAACTGAGCATCCTCGGCACGCTGCGCGTCAACGGCGGCGACGTCAATGCCTATGCGCTGGTGCTGTCGCCGCGCCGCACGCTGGTGCTGCTGTCGCAGGGCAACCGCGTCGTGGTGCTGAGTGATCCTGGCCTGCTGTTCAACGGCGAGGGCCAGGCCAGCGCGCCGGCTCAGGAGGTGGTCGAGGGCCTGCTGTCGGGTGATGCCCGCGCGCAGTCGGCCTGGCGCCGCGGCTTCGGCCTGGCAGAGCAGGACGGTGCCGGCAACTCTTCGATCGTTGCCGATGCGCGGCTGCTGTCCTTCGGCTACCAGCACTTCTTTCCGGGCGTGCAGGCCGTGCGCTTCGACGTGGCGCAGAACGGCGCCACGCTGCGCACCGCCGTGCGTGTGAAAGCCGCCGGCACCCTGCCCGCCGCACCGGGCGACCGCGAACTGTGGTCCGCGTTGCCGGCCAACCCGGCGGCCTGCACGATGCTGCCGGTCGAATGGACGCAGATGGAGCAGCTGATGGCGGACGCCCCGCCGTCGCCATCGGCCGCCGACAGCGACAAGGCAGCCGCGCCGCCTGACGCCGCCGCGCTGAAGGCCCTGGTCGCGCAGTTCGAAGGCCCCGCCGCCGTCTGCTGGTATGCCCGCTCGCAATTGCACACGCCGCTCTTCGTCGCGCAGATGAAGGCCGGTGCCGACCCCAAGACCGACGAGGCCCTTGCCAGCCTCGCGCGCTGGGTGATCTCCAGCAATGCCGCCGACACCGACGATTCCGCGGCGAAGCCCGGCGTCGGCAAGTGGCAAAGCCAGGTGAAGGCGCCGTGGGGTCCGTATGCCGACGGCGACGCCAAGGCCTACAAGCCAACCCTTGCACGCCAAGGCCGCTGGATCGCCTTCTCGCCCGACGACAAGCTGGTGGACTTGGCGCTGAACACGCAGGCCAGGCGATACCCCGGCGTGGCCGACACGCTGCCCCCGGCGGGCGGCACGACGCTGGTGGTCGGCGCACCCGCGCAGATTGCCGACCTGCTGCAGCGCGAAGCCATGGCCGTGCTGCCCGCCGAGCAGGAAATCCTGCGCCAGGCTGCGCGCCAGCACCTGGTGCCGCGCCTCGATGCGCTGCGCAAGCTGCCGCCGGCGCGGGCCGTGACGCAAGGCGCGGGCGACGGCAACGGCTGGGTGCCCGTCGAGTGGCAGGCAATGTCGGCGTCGCCTGCGTCGTCAACGCAGCAACCCAAGTGA
- a CDS encoding TfoX/Sxy family protein, with protein sequence MSEFVDSLHEVFERLGRIRTRRMFGGHGIWHEDRMIALVANDTLYLKADAESAPYFDALDLPPFTYERQGQSMPMSYRLAPADLFEDRHEAALWGRRAYEAALRSGQPSKPKKPPAKKIAAKKAAVKKKTTKAASR encoded by the coding sequence ATGAGCGAGTTCGTCGACAGCCTGCACGAGGTGTTCGAGCGGCTTGGGCGCATTCGCACGCGCCGCATGTTCGGCGGCCACGGCATCTGGCACGAGGACCGCATGATCGCGCTCGTGGCCAACGACACGCTCTACCTCAAGGCCGACGCCGAGAGCGCGCCCTACTTCGACGCACTGGACCTTCCGCCCTTCACCTACGAGCGCCAGGGCCAGTCGATGCCGATGTCTTACCGGCTGGCCCCTGCCGACCTGTTCGAGGACCGGCACGAGGCAGCCCTCTGGGGCCGCCGCGCCTACGAAGCCGCGTTGCGCTCGGGCCAGCCGTCCAAGCCGAAGAAACCGCCCGCAAAGAAAATCGCAGCAAAGAAAGCCGCAGTGAAGAAAAAGACAACGAAAGCAGCCTCCCGGTGA
- the arsC gene encoding arsenate reductase (glutaredoxin) (This arsenate reductase requires both glutathione and glutaredoxin to convert arsenate to arsenite, after which the efflux transporter formed by ArsA and ArsB can extrude the arsenite from the cell, providing resistance.), which translates to MNNDITIYHNPACGTSRNVLGLIRNTGDEPVVIEYLKNPPDRDTLRRLVAQMGMPVRDLLRRKGTPYDDLGLDDPKWSDEQLIDFMLANPILINRPVVVTPLGTRLCRPSEAVLDILPRPQQGAFSKEDGEPVIDAKGQRVARP; encoded by the coding sequence ATGAACAACGACATCACGATCTATCACAACCCCGCCTGCGGCACGTCGCGCAACGTGCTCGGGCTGATCCGCAACACCGGCGACGAGCCCGTCGTCATCGAGTACCTGAAGAACCCGCCCGACCGCGACACGCTGCGGCGTCTCGTTGCACAGATGGGCATGCCGGTGCGCGACCTGCTGCGCCGCAAGGGCACGCCCTACGACGACCTGGGCCTGGACGATCCGAAGTGGAGCGACGAACAGCTGATCGACTTCATGCTGGCGAACCCGATCCTCATCAACCGGCCGGTGGTGGTGACGCCGCTGGGCACACGCCTTTGCCGGCCTTCGGAAGCGGTGCTCGACATCCTGCCGCGCCCGCAGCAAGGCGCGTTTTCCAAGGAGGATGGCGAGCCCGTCATCGATGCGAAAGGCCAGCGTGTCGCACGCCCCTGA
- a CDS encoding alpha/beta fold hydrolase — MSDTYVLVHGAWHTGAEIEAVADGLRAAGHTVHCPTLAGNNPGDDRSRIGLEDAIESAVRYIEEKNLTQVRLVGHSYGGMVISGVADRIAPRLKRLVYINAFVPLDGESLNDMVPPHYVTLFDAVAEANGNAVTLPFEIWREAFINDADFATATSAYAKLNPHPYRTFTDKIRLKQPLAALALGKSYVNCLQDTAMPHGLPWHPRLSERLGLFRLVECPGSHEMFFSNPARLAQAIIEAGRD, encoded by the coding sequence ATGTCAGATACCTATGTCCTGGTCCACGGCGCATGGCACACCGGCGCCGAGATCGAAGCCGTGGCCGACGGCCTGCGCGCGGCCGGCCACACCGTGCATTGCCCCACGCTGGCGGGCAACAACCCCGGCGACGACCGCAGCAGGATCGGCCTGGAAGACGCCATCGAATCTGCCGTGCGCTACATCGAGGAAAAGAACCTCACACAGGTGCGGCTGGTGGGCCACAGCTACGGCGGGATGGTGATCTCGGGCGTGGCGGACCGCATCGCGCCGCGCCTGAAGCGGCTGGTCTACATCAATGCCTTCGTGCCGCTGGACGGCGAGTCGCTCAACGACATGGTGCCGCCGCACTACGTGACGCTGTTCGATGCCGTCGCCGAGGCCAACGGCAATGCAGTGACCCTGCCGTTCGAGATCTGGCGCGAAGCCTTCATCAACGACGCCGACTTCGCGACGGCCACCTCCGCCTACGCCAAGCTCAACCCGCATCCGTACCGCACCTTCACCGACAAGATCCGGCTGAAGCAGCCGCTGGCGGCGCTGGCGCTGGGCAAGTCGTACGTCAACTGCCTGCAGGACACGGCGATGCCGCACGGCCTGCCGTGGCACCCGCGCCTGTCGGAGCGGCTGGGGCTGTTCAGGCTGGTGGAGTGCCCCGGCAGCCACGAGATGTTCTTCTCGAATCCCGCGCGGCTGGCGCAGGCCATCATCGAGGCGGGGCGCGACTGA
- a CDS encoding arsenic transporter: MPIAVLIFVVTLVLVIWQPRGLGIGWSASLGAAVALLLGVVQPADIPVVWGIVWNATATFVAVIVISLLLDEAGFFEWAALHVARWGGGRGRRLFALVVLLGAAVSALFANDGAALILTPIVMAMLAALGFTPAATLAFVMAAGFIADTASLPLIVSNLVNIVSADFFRIGFGAYASVMVPVNIAAVLASLAVLMLYFRRGIPARYDAARLKAPADAIRDPATFRAGWVVLALLLLGFFGLEPLGVPVSAVAAFGAVVLLAVAGRGPVIGIRGVLRGAPWQIVVFSLGMYLVVYGLRNAGLTGQLAALLDVFAQGGIWGAAMGTGFLAAVLSSVMNNMPTVLVGALSIDASAASGAVKEAMVYANVIGCDLGPKITPIGSLATLLWLHVLAKKGTVIGWGGYFRVGIVLTLPVLFVTLAALAFRLSIPLP; this comes from the coding sequence ATGCCAATCGCGGTCCTGATCTTCGTCGTCACGCTGGTGCTGGTCATCTGGCAGCCGCGCGGCCTTGGCATCGGCTGGAGCGCATCGCTGGGCGCGGCGGTTGCGCTGCTGCTCGGCGTGGTCCAGCCGGCGGATATTCCGGTGGTCTGGGGCATCGTGTGGAACGCGACCGCCACCTTCGTCGCCGTGATCGTCATCAGCCTGCTGCTCGACGAAGCGGGCTTCTTCGAATGGGCCGCGCTGCACGTGGCGCGCTGGGGCGGCGGGCGCGGCAGGCGGCTGTTCGCGCTGGTCGTGCTGCTGGGCGCGGCGGTGTCGGCGCTGTTCGCCAACGACGGCGCGGCACTGATCCTCACCCCCATCGTGATGGCGATGCTGGCGGCCCTGGGCTTCACGCCCGCGGCCACGCTGGCCTTCGTCATGGCGGCGGGCTTCATCGCCGACACCGCGAGCCTGCCGCTGATCGTGTCCAACCTGGTGAACATCGTCTCGGCCGATTTCTTCAGGATCGGCTTCGGCGCGTACGCCTCGGTCATGGTGCCGGTGAACATCGCTGCGGTGCTCGCGAGCCTCGCGGTGCTGATGCTGTATTTCCGCCGCGGCATTCCGGCGCGCTACGACGCGGCCCGGCTCAAGGCACCGGCGGATGCGATCCGCGACCCGGCCACCTTCCGCGCCGGCTGGGTGGTGCTGGCGCTGCTGCTGCTCGGCTTCTTCGGACTCGAGCCGCTGGGCGTGCCGGTCAGCGCGGTGGCCGCCTTCGGCGCCGTGGTGCTGCTGGCGGTGGCGGGGCGCGGCCCGGTGATCGGCATCCGCGGCGTGCTGCGCGGCGCGCCCTGGCAGATCGTGGTCTTCTCGCTCGGCATGTACCTCGTGGTCTACGGGCTGCGCAACGCCGGGCTCACCGGGCAACTGGCCGCGCTGCTCGACGTGTTCGCGCAAGGCGGCATCTGGGGCGCGGCAATGGGCACGGGCTTTCTCGCGGCGGTGCTGTCGTCGGTCATGAACAACATGCCCACGGTGCTGGTCGGGGCGCTTTCCATCGACGCCTCGGCCGCTAGCGGCGCGGTGAAGGAAGCGATGGTCTACGCCAACGTGATCGGCTGCGACCTCGGCCCGAAGATCACGCCGATCGGCAGCCTCGCCACGCTGCTCTGGCTGCACGTGCTCGCGAAGAAGGGCACCGTGATCGGCTGGGGCGGCTATTTCCGGGTCGGCATCGTGCTGACCCTGCCGGTGCTGTTCGTCACCCTGGCGGCACTGGCGTTTCGACTGAGCATTCCACTGCCATGA
- a CDS encoding helix-turn-helix domain-containing protein, producing the protein MSTAIHRWSTDAVPPAQRLDYWVGAVCEGFLEMDVTSPEAGRFGATLESAPLGPIVVNRVRGSAQDVFRTRRAIAQSRHNYFYLLCKTDSAWVAVQDGRSARLLPGDAVLVDSRRRYEFHLLQSADTLSLELPTAWVEQWIPDAGDQVARRIDGQSGWGGVLCGFLRQLSPEVAVQPPLSAGLLSDQLGGLLALATGQGLASEPGTSRAALRRRVLDATRERHAEPGLTAASVARGLGISERSLHRCLAGGASGGEGATTFASALAGFRMAVARRMLGDARFDRLGIAEIGFRVGLTDASHFVRQCRAHLGATPGELRRRR; encoded by the coding sequence ATGAGCACTGCCATTCACCGCTGGTCGACCGACGCCGTGCCGCCCGCCCAGCGGCTGGACTACTGGGTGGGCGCTGTGTGCGAGGGCTTCCTCGAGATGGACGTGACCAGCCCCGAGGCCGGGCGCTTCGGCGCCACGCTGGAGTCGGCGCCGCTCGGGCCCATCGTCGTGAACCGGGTGCGCGGCAGCGCGCAGGATGTCTTTCGCACCCGCCGCGCCATCGCCCAGAGCCGCCACAACTACTTCTACCTGCTGTGCAAGACCGACTCTGCCTGGGTGGCGGTGCAGGACGGGCGCTCGGCGCGGCTGCTGCCCGGCGACGCGGTGCTGGTCGATTCGCGGCGGCGCTATGAATTTCATCTGCTGCAATCGGCCGACACCCTTTCTCTCGAGCTGCCGACCGCCTGGGTCGAGCAGTGGATTCCCGATGCCGGCGACCAGGTGGCGCGGCGCATCGACGGCCAGTCCGGCTGGGGCGGCGTGCTGTGCGGCTTCCTGCGGCAGCTGTCACCGGAAGTCGCGGTTCAGCCGCCGCTGTCCGCCGGTTTGTTGAGCGACCAACTCGGCGGCCTGCTGGCGCTGGCGACCGGGCAGGGCCTGGCGAGCGAGCCCGGCACCAGCCGCGCGGCACTGCGCCGCCGCGTGCTCGACGCCACGCGCGAGCGGCATGCCGAGCCCGGGCTCACGGCCGCGAGCGTGGCGCGCGGGCTGGGCATTTCGGAGCGCAGCCTGCACCGCTGCCTGGCCGGCGGCGCAAGCGGCGGCGAGGGTGCGACCACCTTCGCCAGCGCGCTCGCGGGCTTCCGGATGGCGGTGGCGCGGCGCATGCTGGGCGATGCGCGCTTCGACCGGCTGGGCATCGCGGAAATCGGCTTTCGGGTGGGGCTGACGGATGCCTCGCACTTCGTGCGCCAGTGCCGTGCGCACCTGGGCGCCACGCCGGGGGAACTGCGGCGCCGGCGCTGA